Within the Paramormyrops kingsleyae isolate MSU_618 chromosome 2, PKINGS_0.4, whole genome shotgun sequence genome, the region CTTCATAGCCACAGCAAATGCATACAAGTGGTATAGGAACTGAGAAATTTGCTAAATTCGACGTCAAAGGGAGTGATTCCAGGCCAGAGCTCACCTTTTTGGGGGCAAAAATCTTCTGCCTGAACATGTGGATTGTGTCGGGTCCGGCTGAGGCCCAGGCCTGCGAGAAGGCCTCCGCCTTGTCTGTTTGGAGATGGACATTCTCCAGCTGCTGCATCAGGAATGCTGGCTTGACATTGTGATAGACAGCCTGAGAAGGGGAAGGGAAGGATAAGCAGTCTGGACTTCCCACCAGGACTCGGCATAGCGCAGCACGCCAGTACACCACACGCTGGcaaccacagtgcaaaatgacAGTTTAGCCCATTTCAATATGAAGAGAGTACAAGTCTCCCATTCCTCTGCCTGCCAGTACTACCAGTTTACACCCTGCATGACGCTGAACTAGCAGTCCAAGAGCGATCAACCTGGCCCACGTCAAACAGGAGGTATAACTGTTTAACTTATCCTTGTAGGACAGCTTGTCAAAATCAGGAACTATTTCGGTATGTCATTTATAAACTCTGGGGCTGACTGTGAAGGACTTAGCCCAAGGCACTACCTGCTCTATGAATCACTAAGGAGCACTACAgcatgtggactgtctggcagggagcaaaaacatggactgtctggcagggagctgggggggagcaaaaacatggactgtctggcagggagctgggggggagcaaaaacatggactgtctggcagggagctgggggggagcaaaaacatggactgcctggcagggagctgggagggagcaaaaacatggactgcctggcagagagctgggagggagcaaaaatatggactgcctggcaggaagctgggagggagcaaaaacatggaccagctGTGGGTCCCGAAGGAACTTGTTGGGCAACACTGCACTAGAGGTAGATGAGGAGTGACACAGAGTGATCGGGCGTGAGGGACTCGGCTCTGGGCCCTCCTTACCTGCTCTATGATGAATGAGACAGTTTCCAGCACCAGGCTGAGGGCCTGCTTCTCCAGTGACAGGGCACTTTGcagcttctcctcctcctccttgctGAACAGACTCTCTTCCTAACAGATTAGGTCACACAAACATTAGCTCCCATTCCAAAGCAAACCTGGTCGCAAAACTTGGAATCAGTACAAACACAGCAAGGGGAATTACAGCAGAGATGGCCACCTTCTGGGTCAACGCCAAGATGATGATACAAATACGGACAGAGGCATACCTTCAGGTGAACTCTCTGAAAGATCCGTGAGAGAAGCCTGGTGAACTTGTTAATATCTATAGCGTTGATGTAAGTCACAGCTTCCTTAATGCTGGGAATACAGGAAGTAAATGTTTTAGTTTGTGGCGATAAAGAGCAGATGGGATGCAACTTGGAAAAACGTTGCACATTTTAACACACGGGAGTATAATATGCGCaaaaaaataagagtaaaatcAGAAACGATTTATTGTTATTCAACAATATGTAAATTTGCACAGGAATATTAGCCGTCTTTCTGCCACTCAAATAcagtacattttaaataattaatttaatcaaATGCCTGAGCCTGCCCCTAAATCGCAGTGTCTGAGTATATTACATGTGctgcatgatggatggatggatgccctCTGCTTCTTACGATAGAGACTTAATCATTACATCGAAGAGTGAGTAAGGAACACGTTATATACGTATACCTCGCGACGCGTTTAGCTCCAATAAAATCTGACATTCTCTACATTGTTAGAGTCAGAAAATCCACTCGAGCACGATTGTTATTTAAATTAGCTGCATATGTGCCGCTTTGATCGAAATCCATTAACACGACACAGCGATACAGCATGGTGTTCGAAAGGAGctcagaaaataataataataataataataataataataataataataataatgccacCAAACAGAAATCCTCCCACGTTTAACCTCGAACCTCAGAGGTCAGACAAACATCTCTTCAGTTGGACGTTTTATCAGACCGCAACGGAGCAAAACAGGTAATAAACCTGTAACAGCGAATTGACCGGCGCACACCCTCACAGATGCGGTCACTACTGAAGAAGTTCACTTGTAAAGGGCCACGAAGTAGCAAAACACTTACCAACTAGTAATATACACCGTTACACAGCCGGCGCATTCGTTAAGTAATGGCGTGTGCTTTTCAATACACAACTCAAAGTTATACAAAGTTAACCATATAAAATATTTGATTATTCGCATTAAATGCATTACAGAATCTAAGGGTTAGTTTTTACCTTTGGGTTTCTTTGATAATTGCAGCCATAGCGGTGGTTTAACTGCGGACCCCGAGGTATTTCCTGCACTTCCGGGTCTGGATCACGTGGGCCGTGACGCAATTCTAGAAATCATGTTCTACTAGAAAAAGCAGGTGCCGTTGAGGCATTAATTACACTCCAAATGCAtgcatgtattattattattattattattgttattattattattattagataacAGTTTTTTAAATCATCGAATATTGTTTTTTGGATACGCAGTCGGCAACGATCTGTAGTCCTCGCGGCGGCACCTCTCTGTGTTTTGTGTGATTTCTGTGTGCTCGCCGGGTTACTACGAATTACAACGATTATGTTATTCGATGGAAATCGACCAATGGAAACTTAGGACTCATTGTTTGCCCCGCCCCGTCTCAAAAGAACGacgacttaaaaaaaaaaagataagaaCTCTGAGAGTCTTGGGGAAACTGCTTGATGGAGGTTTAGACAGATAGATCTCAAAGATAGGACTCAGAGGGCACAGGCTTGATTTTTCTTTACAGTGTTATATTATTTCAGTACAGTTTtagattacatttttaatttttttttctttcataaacCTGCCTAAGCAGTATATTGACCCCAGAGGTCCGAAGGGTGTGATGAAGAAGGGTCGCAGACTTGGTACC harbors:
- the commd10 gene encoding COMM domain-containing protein 10 isoform X2 — protein: MAAIIKETQSIKEAVTYINAIDINKFTRLLSRIFQRVHLKEESLFSKEEEEKLQSALSLEKQALSLVLETVSFIIEQAVYHNVKPAFLMQQLENVHLQTDKAEAFSQAWASAGPDTIHMFRQKIFAPKKLDHVGWCLNLQMGQSTQAKQKAPCATLEFAVSSEDAEGPERVFVQFNHQELLEFYNKLEIIQAQLDSLT
- the commd10 gene encoding COMM domain-containing protein 10 isoform X1, whose translation is MHLMRIIKYFIWLTLYNFELCIEKHTPLLNECAGCVTVYITSCIKEAVTYINAIDINKFTRLLSRIFQRVHLKEESLFSKEEEEKLQSALSLEKQALSLVLETVSFIIEQAVYHNVKPAFLMQQLENVHLQTDKAEAFSQAWASAGPDTIHMFRQKIFAPKKLDHVGWCLNLQMGQSTQAKQKAPCATLEFAVSSEDAEGPERVFVQFNHQELLEFYNKLEIIQAQLDSLT